A region from the Microcebus murinus isolate Inina chromosome 3, M.murinus_Inina_mat1.0, whole genome shotgun sequence genome encodes:
- the MRPL19 gene encoding large ribosomal subunit protein bL19m, with amino-acid sequence MAACMVGSYVAAMNLAGSFRAARTLLPASPSVVCRVRAGPGRPHSTGPSEPGAFQPPPKPVIVDKRRPPGQETRFLSPEFIPPRGRTDPLKFKLERKEMLERRKVLHIPEFYVGSILRVTTADLYASGKTSQFLGICIQRSGSGLGATFILRNTIEGQGIEICFELYNPRVQEIQVVKLEKRLDDRLLYLRDALPEYSTFDVNMKPVSLEAGQEVPVNKLKVKMKPRPWSKRWERPKFNIKGIRFDLHLTEEQMKEAQKWSQPWLEFDMMREYDTSKIEAEIWEEIQASKNS; translated from the exons ATGGCGGCCTGCATGGTAGGAAGCTACGTAGCCGCGATGAACCTGGCCGGGAGTTTTCGAGCCGCCAGGACGCTGCTCCCCGCGTCGCCCTCCGTTGTCTGCC GGGTCCGTGCCGGGCCCGGCCGGCCGCACAGCACTGGGCCTTCCGAGCCTGGCGCGTTCCAGCCGCCACCGAAACCGGTTATCGTGGACAAGCGTCGCCCGCCGGGCCAGGAAACCAG GTTTTTGAGTCCTGAATTCATTCCTCCAAGGGGAAGAACAGATCCTCTGAAAtttaaactagaaagaaaagaaatgttagaaaggagaaaagtacTCCACATTCCAGAGTTCTATGTTG GAAGCATACTTCGTGTTACTACAGCTGACCTATACGCCAGTGGAAAAACCAGCCAATTTCTAGGGATTTGCATCCAGAGATCAGGATCAGGCCTAGGAGCTACTTTTATCCTTAGGAATACTATTGAAGGACAGG gtATTGAGATTTGCTTTGAACTTTATAATCCTCGAGTTCAGGAAATCCAAGTGGTCAAATTAGAGAAACGGCTGGATGATCGTTTGCTGTACTTAAGAGATGCCCTTCCTGAATATAGCACTTTTGATGTGAATATGAAGCCAGTGTCACTAGAGGCTGGCCAAGAAGTCCCTGTTAATAAG CTGAAAGTCAAAATGAAGCCTAGGCCCTGGTCCAAACGATGGGAACGtccaaaatttaatattaaaggaATCAGATTTGATCTTCATTTGACTGAGGAACAAATGAAAGAAGCTCAGAAGTGGAGTCAGCCGTGGCTTGAGTTTGATATGATGAGGGAATATGATACTTCAAAAATTGAAGCTGAAATATGGGAAGAAATTCAAGCGTCAAAGAACTCctga